A window from Halomicrobium urmianum encodes these proteins:
- a CDS encoding DUF7836 family putative zinc-binding protein, producing the protein MQESWMQLQCPDCGEHWEAKVVDMPAPSSEFTCDHCGETHPAREFAKTTRDLEVLREFH; encoded by the coding sequence ATGCAGGAATCGTGGATGCAACTGCAGTGTCCTGATTGCGGCGAGCACTGGGAAGCAAAAGTCGTCGACATGCCGGCCCCGTCGTCGGAGTTCACCTGCGACCACTGCGGCGAGACGCACCCGGCCCGCGAGTTCGCGAAGACGACCCGCGACCTCGAGGTACTGCGGGAGTTCCACTGA